In Synechococcus sp. PCC 6312, the sequence CTACTGTGATTTTTCCAGCCCTAAAAAATATGGAATAGCTCAAGTTTAATTTGTAGTGCCCACATTTATGTCAAAATTACGCATTTGTGGGCACTACAATAGAGTTATGTTTGTACGCTGGGAAAAACGGAAACGGGGTAAAACACGATGGGGTAAATTCCGCGAGGAAAGCCCGGTATTGATTGCGCGCTTAGTCGAGAGCTACAGAGTTGATGGAAGTTCTCGACATCGTACCATTGCCTATCTCGGATCAATTAGAGAGGAATCACTCAAGAAGAATTATGTTGTCTCCTTTTGGCTAGATGCTTGGATAAAAGTACAGGCATTAAATTTAGAATCCGAAGATGATATTGTTCACAAAATATCTAAGACTGTTCCTGTTCCAACATTGGAGCAGATTCAATCAAATATCGGTGTCATGGTCGGTTATGGAATTTCAATAGATCGGCAAAAATATGAGTCTTTGGGCAATATGGTTTTGTCTTATCATCAAAAAAACAATTCCTGAACTTTGGGAGGCAAGCTCACATCTGGATGCTCCCCCATATACTTAACCAGGCCTGGAAGTGGGAAAACATCCAGATGAAATTACCAGGGGTTCTAATTGATGTATAGTTTCATCCAACACTGATTTGAGCCATTTGCTGGGTGGAATAGTTATGAACAAAATCAATTTAGATAAATTGATTTATTTGGACTTAGAATTCATCTCTAGAAAATATGAAGAGATAACGGGTGAAAATCCAGATGAAAGCGTTACAAGGCAAGAAGGGAAAAATGCTGGAATTAATGCATTATTTATGAATGCTGGATTCACTACCCAAGAATCTCGATCATATAAGTTAACTTCTCGGGGGATGTTAAAGGAGATATGGGAAATCTTATTCAAGAATTATGAGCAATTTAAGGAAAATGAATTTAAAAATAACATGGGAACATCAATCGCTTGGATACAAGGTTCCTTAACAATAGGTGAATGGAAACAATCTGGAAGTCAAAACCCTGGTTTTGAGTTCCTTCAACTAAACCATAATGAAAAAAGAACGGCTTTTCTATCAGATCGTGAGTATCTGGCAGCAGGTTTCAGAGAGCTTTTTGGAGCCTCATCCGCACTGAAGCTTAACATAAGCATACCCGTCATATGTTTATCTAGAATTATGTGGCATGTGGATGCAGCAAGAAGTTACACAGCCTGTCCATATGTCATCATTGAGATTGCTGGTAACTAATTAGTCTTATTGGTCAACTGTTCTGATGGTTTTCAAGACTTAAAAATAAAAATGCCACAAGATAAATCCTCGATCTCTGAAGAAGAAAGGCTTCTGCAATCGCTCTATCTTATTCTGCTGTATATCAGTGGAGGAGACGAACATAATGAATATCTTGCGACCCCTTATCCAGAAAGTCCTAATAGTAGTAATTGGCATTCAAAGGAAACCTTTGTCCATCTAAATTCCTGGATTGGACTAGATTTTGAAATTTTAGATCAATTAGAAGAAGAAGGATTCTTAGAGCAACCTCAAAAGGGAGGAAGAAAGCCGCGTTCTTACATTCAACTTAATAAAAATGGAATGAAACGCGCTCGTGAAATACTCAAGGAAATTAATTTAACTGGCGCAGAAGAAGCGTTGTTAGCTAGGGAGCACCATGAAGACTATATCAATCACAAAACCCATATTGATTTAGTACCTGAGGAATATGATATTGACTCTGATAATGATGAGATAAAAAATTGAGATTTTAATTTTAGCAATGCTCATGACTTCTCCTAAACTCTTCCAGTGTCAGTCCTGTCAGATGAATGCCCACAGTAATTACCTAATCTGTGCCATTCATCCAACGGGGCCTGGTGAGAAGCAATGCCCTGACTATGCCCCAGAACCCGGCCATGACAGGGAGCAATGGCAACCTGAAGGAGCTGCCTATTACAACGGTGAATTAGTATTGAGTCGCCGTATTTCAGTCAACCAACAACTTTCTTTACTGGAGAACCACCCAATCTTTACGGGATGTTGCCCGAGATGTGGACATACCTACGGCGATAGGGATTATTCAGCCATCGTGCATTGGGATTGCTCAGTGTGTGGGTGGATGGATGACAGTATTTAGCTGATGGTCTATCTGGGTAAATTCGCCGGATGACTAGCTATCTCTGGACTATGCCCCTTGTAACCTGTGACCCCAGTGTGACCAATTTTTATGACATATCACGACATATTCATAGGTCAAGATATGTCAATTTGTGCAAAACCAGGCCACAAACCGGAGTATCTAAAACCCTTTGAGGTATTGGGAAGGCAGACAGGACAATGGTTTGGGGGATTAGATAGCGGGAAAATGCCAACGGATTTACAGTCAGTCTGTTTGATCCACTATTCGTGTTAGCGTTTCAAGGTTTCAATGGGTGTAAATGCCGGGACAAATTCAGCCGTTTCCCAGGCCTCATCGGGCAATTCAGCGCAATCGGGATCGGAGTCAATCGCTGCTTGTAATTCTTCTTCGGTCATAGATTTGACCCGTTCCCACTCGGATGTATTGGGTGCTGGGGCGTGTGGGTTAACCGTGAATCTGACTAAATTTGTTCCGTTCTCGTTGATTCGCTCTACGGACAGAAATGATTCGGACGACTTCACCACGCCATGTCCAGACGATGCAGATAAGCTCCCCACTTTGGTAGAGGAATCGCTGCCAGCGTTGTTCGCCATATCGGTTGTCGGAGACATCAATCGCATCCTCCTGAAAGAAAACAGCAGTGGCATCCTCAAAGGATAGTCCATGCTTGAATAAATTGCTCTGGGCTTTGGCTTCATCCCACTCAAACTTGACCGGGGGCATAGGGAACCACCTTTATTCTCGACAATTTGAGTCTCAATCAACCAATGTCGCAAGATGTGGGCAAATTTGATTAACTTTCCACATCCCCATCCCACCGAGTTAAATCTGGACAGTGAGAACTCTAATCACATGGTTTATCCTCCCAGGCCCGGCCCAGGCCCCAACCCTTCTACCAGTCACCGCCTATGGGGTTACTGAACTGGATGCCAGGTTAGCTTTAATGCAGCAGATTCAAGGCCTGGGGCAAATGGCAGGAGGCATTTACTGTGAGCCGATGTACCGCTTGGATGACCGGAATCAACGAGTAATTTGGCAGTACCAATGTCGGGGAACAGTATTGCAACAGAAAAACAAATCTGACTTATCCTAAAAATCGTGTAAACCATTACTAGAAAAGGGTTTCAGGGTTTATGCAGGCTGACCCAGATTTATTTTTGCCTTCAGCCGTTGCTGTTTTGTAGCCACTTTGTATTCACTGCTTACGTTGAGAAATGCTCTTATCGCTTACCAGGCCTAGGTTATCGGTAATCGCCTGAATCATTGTCCATGACTTTTTTTCCGGTTTTTGCTATCATTTTCCCTATTGTGTAATCACTTTGTCACCATTTTGTACTCACTTTTTGATCACAATTCACCTCTGCTGTACCTGGCAAATTGACCAGATGGGCTTGGGGGGATGGGGGAGGGATGATAATCATTAGCGGGCCTGCGGAGTTGGTACAGGGATCGGGATGCCCCCTGTTTGATTCCGGGCGGGTTGCTGGTCAATTTGTTGTTGCTCAATCCGGCTTTCCACATAGGACTTAAGCTGACCCGTTGTGATCGTTTCAAATCCTGTCCCGTTAGCCCGAGTCCCTGACAAAACCCAATAGGTGCTTTCCGTTACGCCAAGGGGAAGGTTATCACGGCGGTCTTGGATTAAATCAAGAATGGTTGTCCAACCGCCTCTGGCAAAATCTAGGCTATGGGTGCGACCGACCACATAATATTCCTTCGGTTCTGCACTTGGGTCATGCCAATTCTCATACAGCCGTAACCGAGTATGGGGTCGGAAATGGGCTTGTCCCCGCACCTGTACCTGAACCCGGCGAATGGCATATTCAGTCCAACGCAAGACTTCCAACGCCATTGAAACCGCAAATGCCGCCCGTGAATCATTGCCAGCAAAGGGGTCAGGAGCCGATTGTTTATAAAATGTAGTTTCTAAGGGGTAGTTAACAAAGATAGGCCGCACCCCGCCATAGGTTTTGAGTGAGGTGACGTTGATCGCCGTTGCGGGTAATGAGGATTGTTCACCCCCGGCCCCAGAACCGCTGTAGGGCGTTGAAACAACCTTGACGTAGTTTGACAAATGATCCTGGGTGAGTCGGTCAGCCCAGTTTACTACTTGCCAACTGGGGAGTTCATACAGGGGTAAATCTTCCCAGTTCCGCAGCAACCGCTTTGTGATGGCAGCATCAGGAAATAACTGGCCTTGGGGTTGACCTTTGGCTCCTTCAATCTGGGCCAGAAAGTACGGATCAACAAGGGCCTGGTCACGACCGGAGAATGGTTGCTTTTCACTCACAATCGCCCCAGTGTGATCTACAAAAATGACTGATAGCCCCAGGCCATTCACCGCTTCGGGAAATAAAGCTCGTACACCGCCCCAAACAGTAGTATTTCGATTGGGAATCGCAAACTGATAGGGCATCATTAATGGGATTCGGGTACGGGCCACCCAGCCAGTCGGTTCATCCCAATATTTCTCAACGAAGTGCCGCAGGAGCATATAGTAATTCACTAACGGCTTACTGGGGAATCGAGTTGCTTCTAGGGAGATCGCCCGTCCAGTCGAGACCCTAGCATAGGTATCAAACAGCACCACCGCATTTTGATAGACCTGACCGTAGGATTCCCCGGTAATTTGCAGTACCGTACTGGCAGACCCTTCACTGACCGATGTGGTTCGGCCAAAGGCTGAGATAATGCCCCGGATTAAGAGGTAGGGGGAGGCTTCCAGATAGTCCTCACCCTTGACTTCATAGCCTTTACCCGTCATGAACTGGTCTGAGATTTTGAAGCTGTTTTCTACGACCCGTGGATCATTCTGAACTGGGGTTTCTTTCTGCTGCCGTTGGGCATTTTTGTTATCGTCAATCACATCAAAGTCATTGTTAATGTCAGAGACAATGGGCCGATCCGGTAATACCAGAAGTGGATCATCATCTCGACAGGCATAGGCTTCTAAAATCAGCCCCGGTCGGAGCCGTTCCAGGAGTGCCTCATTGCGGAGCGTGGTTCGCATCGTCAGCGTCCAGGCCCCAGACGGTTGCAGAATACTATGCTGGTCTCCCCAGGAAATGAGGTCGCTAAACTCATCGCCAAAGTCAATACGGGACTTGGTTTGCGGGTCATAAATCTGAATCGCAAAACTGATACTGCTGTTTTGCTCGTTGTTGATCTTGACCGCTGGATTGTACGGCCCCAGAACTTGCACCATATTAAATTTCCTCTAATAGGTCTGGGGAATGGAACAGAGATGATTCATTTAAATGTTAGTCATGTCAATGATTCAATGATACCAGTGATACTTCAGTCATATCATTGACACACTGACTTCACTGACACTTAAGCTGTGATTGGGCTAGGAGGTACGTTTTCCACGTCATGAGTGACGGTATCTAATGCTGCTAGGGCCGCCTGAATTTTATCTACTTCGGCTGCTTCAAACAAAGGTTCACCACATTGTTCGCATACCCAGGCCGGAATAGCATCCCAGGACACATGACACCCGTGATAATCAATGCTAAATGGAGCGACTCCTCGTTTCATTTGTCCTTTACAGTACAAGCACTCCATTTAACGCCTCACTCGATCAGAAACATAAACTGCTGTGACGTTACAACGCTTATAGCGTCAGTCATATCAATGAATCAATGATCTCACTGACGCAGTTTACTAATCCGCCAAATATACTCAGTCCCTTGTTTCTCCAATCGGGTAAAGACAAAGCCATAGCGGGAAAACTCTGGCCCATAGTTCAACTTCCCTAAGCCCAACAACATGGCCACATCCCGACTCGGTAAGAGCCAGCCATTGACCGCCGCCTGTTCCAAAGTTTCTAATCGGCTTCTGAGTGACTGGGCCGGATCCGGTTGTTGCATCAGGTCGAGAATTTCTGCCATCATTTCCAGACTGGCCTGGGGGGAAACGGTCATCGCTGAGGATGGAGACACTACCAGGCCTGGAGATTCATTTCGTTCAGTGATGTCAGTGCCAGAAATGAAGTTAGCGATTGTCCCGCCCCGTCCCAAATAATCATGGAGCTGCTCTAGTCGGTAAAATTCTGCTTCCGTGACAAACGCATTGCGGCCAATCTTAGTCGGCGTGATACCCAGGCCATTCATCCGCGCATAGAGAGCCGGACGTTTCAAGCTGTGCTGCTCCATCACCGTTGAAATTGGGATTAACGTTGCATCATCCATATCAATGAATCAGTGACCTCAATGAATCAATGACATGACTGACGGGTTAATGCTCCCCTTTATGCCAAAACCCGCAACGTAATCGGATTATTAAAACTATTGCGGTTCAATGTTTCTAGCTTGGCCTGGAGCAAGGACACCTGGGGCCTGGGAAGCTGAAACACCTCGCCATACCGCACCCGCACCGTTTCCCCACCCAATTCATAAACATCACTGACCCGACCCGGATGGTCTAGCACCACGCGCACAGGCAAAGAATCTTGAATCAGTTTTAGTGCATCCCCTTCCAGTCCCCGCGCCAATCTCTGACCCTGTTGCGTAGCCTCGATGGCCTGGGACAAATTCCCCATCAATACAGTGCTATTACCAGGCCCACGCCATACTTCGATCAGCTTTTTAACCTGGGGCAAAAGCTCATTGGGGACTCGCAACATGGATGAGGTTGCACTTTTTCCAGACATCATTTCTCCTTGGGTGATTCACCACCATTGGCATCAGAAAACCTTATCAGTCGGGCAATTCCGTATCATCTTGAACCTTTGGGTGATAGCACCAGCTTATCAATACTCCTTAATTGCCCCAGGCTCCCGAAACTACCACGACAGAATCAACGCTAGACTGAGTTACATGAACTAATATATCTTTGTTCATCTAACTTTCTTCTATTTTATACCGATGAAACAAGACCGTCATGGCCAGGCCAAGGTATTGAGTGCCACTGAGATTGAAGCGTTGTTTTTGGCCTTGGAGTCGGCGCGGGATAAAGCACTTTTTGGGGTCTGTCTCTACACAGGTTGTCGGATTAGTGAGTCCTGTTCATTGCTGACGGAGGATGTTTATCACAGGCCTGGGGCATTGCTACCCACGTTAACGATTCGCAAGGCCAGCACTAAGGGGAAGGTCGCAACTAGACAAATCCCGATCCATCCCCAGCTGCAGGCCTATTTGTTGAACTATGTCCCAGGCCCCGTTTACCTATTCCCCGGCCGTCATCGACACCATGGATCTCTCAATCCCTGCAGTGCGGATGCCATTTTGAGAGAGGCTATCCAACGGGCGGGCCTGGTGGGAGTCTCTACCCACAGCTTCAGGAGAACGGCATTGACTCGGTTATCAGAGAGTGGTGTGCCATTGCGAGTGATTCAGGAAATTAGTGGCCACCGTTCCCTAGCGGTGCTTCAGAGATATTTAGAGGTTGGGCCGGGGCAAGTGGAAACGGCTATCTCAGCCCTACAGTTCTAACTTGGCCTGGTTATGTGGAAAATTAACCAGATAGTTTCCACTCCATCGGCGGCACTTAAACAACGGCAAATTGAGGCGGGGAGACTTTATGGTGAAAATCATCCCAAAAAAGCAGGAGAGGTTAAGCCGGAACCGTCTGAAGCTCTTAAACCCGAAATCTTGGATGTCGGGATTCCGGCCTCCATAGAACCTGCTCAGGATAAGCCTTGGGAACGTCAAGCTGCAAACCAAGCCGCCAAATTAGTTGGAGTCGGTTCTACCTCTGTCAAACAAGCCAAGTTTTTAGAGCAAAATGACCCCGACCTATTTGATGAGGTGAAGCAGGGCAAAGTTGCCGTAGATAAGGCTTACAACACGACAAAGGCCCGATTAGCGAAAATGCCTAAGCCAGAAGCGTCAACGGTGTCAATGAATCAGTGATATGAGTGACTTAGATTGTCCAAAATTTTGACAATTCCCAGGCCTGGATGCCCCAATCGAATTACACCACTTACTAGCACAGAGATTTTAGTATTTATAGAGTGCAATATTGATAGCCCCAAGGTATGATTGCGTTAAACATTTCTTGGCGGTTAGGAATTAAGTCTTCCACACACTTAAAATGCTGAAATGTATTGTTCACGCGCCCAAAAATTAGTGACCAGCCTGTATATGCCATCCCAAAGGAAATGCTGCTGACCTTATCGTCCTCACAATTTAAGAATGCATCTTGAGCTAAAGATTTTATTAAGACTGGTGAGGACATAACATTAGTTCCTCTAGTACCAACTACGATAAAGTCGAGGCCATATGTTCTCCTCTTATGAGGATGGTCTTCAATGCTGACACGGCTACTATGCAATGCAGCACGATTGATTAAGTTATCCTCTACCCGCATAATCGCCGCAATACATCTCTCTGAAAACCGATAGTTCGGATTAAATCGAATTAGGTTTCTTTCTTCTGCCTGCCCCGGCAAAGGTACAAGGCTAGTCAGTACTATCGTCCCTCTGATTACTATGTGTGCCAACTTCATGCTACTGACTCCTGAAATAGTTAATATTCCCCTGGTAGAACAAATCCTTCTTTGGTTTTACTAAATTCTCTAGCTCACAAAGCCTGATTAATTTTAGTGAGTAGGGACTGGGGGAGGGAATACTTAACCCATCCTTGAATCTGTTGCGTTAAAGCTAACCTGGCATCCAGTTCACTGGCTCCATAGGCGGTGACGGTTTGCCATGGGGCAGTCTTGGCCTGGAAGCTCAAATAAAAGGATAGCTACTAGGACTTGGATAGTTCGCTGCATATTTAGAAAACAGTAGGTTGACACTATAGACATGGGCAGCAATAAAATAGTGTCTGAATTAGAATTATGTCTGTCGCTGTCAAGATAAGAGTATGACTTTACTCTCAAGTCTTAGAATACTTCCCTTCTTCTTATTCTTGTCTTTAGAATCAATATGTCTGGCTCAACAACGCGTTCGGGGAACACCTCAACCAGCTATTCGATACGGAGGTAGAGATTGTTATCTCAAAATGTCTCCTCAGGTTGTTCCTTGTAATCACTTTATTATAACCTCCAGTGTAGATGAATATAACTTTCATTTCGATAATGAAGATGAATCAATGGGTATTATGTTCCTTATTCCAAAAGAACTAACTCGAAATGATGTTTATCCTGTAACAGCAGTTGCTTTTCGCCAAAATACTTCTATTACTAGCTTCAATGGTACAGGAGTTTGTCAAAAAACTTCCGATAATGTTAAGTGTGACTTTCTTTTTGCAAGTGGAGAGAAAATTGAAGCCAGCATGAGAATTTATTACTCGTTTTAATATGGGAATCAACCGGAAATTACTAAAATTTATATTCTTTCTACTATATCGTCATAGCCAAAGTGGTAGAGCTGCATCTGCTGCATGATGATGAATAATTCGTCGATGGTCTTTTGCTCCAACCAGGCCCGCTTCTTGGCTTCACTGGTCGGAGTTTGTAACGGTTCGGGGGGGATGGGGTCGGGACAGCGGCGGGGGAGTGGGCCTGGGGGGATGGGATAGCTCACATTCTTATTCAAGGTAGAAAGTCAGCAAAGAAATGACCCTGAACCGTGTTGATTCGGGCGATTAACTCATCTCGGTTAGCGGTTCTAGGATTACCAATCTCATAGCCTCTTTGATCCAGGCTACGAGCCAGTCGTTTTAGGGCCTGGGGGCTAAGGGAGTTGAGATAGCGTAATCGGTTCTCGGCCGGGGTGTTAAAGAAGAAGTACAACGGGTCTATG encodes:
- a CDS encoding DUF6429 family protein is translated as MPQDKSSISEEERLLQSLYLILLYISGGDEHNEYLATPYPESPNSSNWHSKETFVHLNSWIGLDFEILDQLEEEGFLEQPQKGGRKPRSYIQLNKNGMKRAREILKEINLTGAEEALLAREHHEDYINHKTHIDLVPEEYDIDSDNDEIKN
- a CDS encoding DUF6464 family protein, with product MTSPKLFQCQSCQMNAHSNYLICAIHPTGPGEKQCPDYAPEPGHDREQWQPEGAAYYNGELVLSRRISVNQQLSLLENHPIFTGCCPRCGHTYGDRDYSAIVHWDCSVCGWMDDSI
- a CDS encoding BrnT family toxin, producing MPPVKFEWDEAKAQSNLFKHGLSFEDATAVFFQEDAIDVSDNRYGEQRWQRFLYQSGELICIVWTWRGEVVRIISVRRANQRERNKFSQIHG
- a CDS encoding YgiT-type zinc finger protein, with translation MECLYCKGQMKRGVAPFSIDYHGCHVSWDAIPAWVCEQCGEPLFEAAEVDKIQAALAALDTVTHDVENVPPSPITA
- a CDS encoding site-specific integrase, whose amino-acid sequence is MKQDRHGQAKVLSATEIEALFLALESARDKALFGVCLYTGCRISESCSLLTEDVYHRPGALLPTLTIRKASTKGKVATRQIPIHPQLQAYLLNYVPGPVYLFPGRHRHHGSLNPCSADAILREAIQRAGLVGVSTHSFRRTALTRLSESGVPLRVIQEISGHRSLAVLQRYLEVGPGQVETAISALQF